From a region of the Alphaproteobacteria bacterium genome:
- the atpD gene encoding F0F1 ATP synthase subunit beta: MSDSKTGFITQVLGAVVDVRFEGELPEILSALHVQHQGHTLVLEVAQHLGESTVRTIAMDSTDGLVRGQQAVATGAPITVPVGPETLGRIINVVGEPVDERGPVKTARRFPIHRSAPEFVDQSTETEVLVTGIKVIDLLAPYSKGGKIGLFGGAGVGKTVLIMELINNVAKAHGGYSVFAGVGERTREGNDLYHEMIESGVINLQGSGSKVALVYGQMNEPPGARARVALSGLTVAEYFRDEEGQDVLFFVDNIFRFTQAGSEVSALLGRIPSAVGYQPTLATDMGTLQERITSTKKGSITSVQAIYVPADDLTDPAPATSFSHLDATTVLSRQIAELGIYPAVDPLDSTSRILDPNVVGKEHYTVAREVQRVLQTYKSLQDIIAILGMDELSEEDKMVVARARKIQRFLSQPFHVAEVFTGSPGKLVSLEDTIKGFKGIVAGEYDHLPESAFYMVGGIEEAVEKAKKMAAEAA; this comes from the coding sequence ATGAGTGACAGCAAAACCGGCTTCATTACCCAGGTTCTGGGCGCCGTCGTCGACGTGAGATTCGAAGGCGAACTGCCGGAAATCCTCTCGGCGCTGCATGTGCAGCATCAGGGACACACGCTGGTGCTCGAAGTGGCGCAGCATCTGGGCGAATCGACCGTGCGCACCATCGCCATGGACTCGACCGACGGTTTGGTGCGCGGCCAGCAGGCCGTCGCGACCGGCGCTCCGATCACGGTTCCCGTGGGTCCGGAAACGCTGGGCCGCATCATCAACGTGGTCGGCGAGCCGGTGGACGAGCGCGGCCCCGTGAAGACGGCCAGGCGCTTTCCCATTCACCGTTCGGCCCCTGAATTCGTCGATCAGTCGACGGAAACCGAAGTGCTGGTCACCGGCATCAAGGTCATCGATCTTCTGGCGCCTTACTCCAAGGGCGGCAAGATCGGCCTGTTCGGCGGCGCTGGCGTCGGCAAGACCGTGCTGATCATGGAGTTGATCAACAACGTCGCCAAGGCGCATGGCGGTTATTCGGTGTTCGCTGGCGTCGGCGAGCGTACCCGCGAAGGCAACGACCTGTATCACGAAATGATCGAATCGGGCGTCATCAACCTGCAGGGTTCCGGCTCGAAGGTGGCGCTGGTGTACGGTCAGATGAACGAGCCGCCGGGTGCCCGCGCCCGCGTCGCCCTGTCGGGCCTGACCGTCGCCGAATATTTCCGCGACGAAGAAGGCCAGGACGTGCTGTTCTTCGTGGACAACATCTTCCGCTTCACGCAGGCCGGTTCCGAAGTGTCGGCCCTTCTGGGCCGCATTCCTTCGGCGGTGGGCTATCAGCCGACGCTGGCCACCGACATGGGCACGCTGCAAGAACGCATCACTTCGACCAAGAAGGGGTCAATCACTTCGGTGCAGGCCATTTACGTGCCCGCCGACGATTTGACCGATCCGGCGCCCGCCACGTCCTTCTCGCACTTGGACGCCACCACGGTGTTGTCGCGCCAGATCGCCGAGTTGGGCATCTATCCCGCCGTCGATCCCCTGGACTCGACCTCGCGCATTCTGGACCCCAACGTGGTCGGCAAAGAGCATTACACCGTCGCCCGCGAAGTCCAAAGGGTGCTGCAGACCTACAAGTCGCTGCAAGACATCATCGCCATTCTGGGCATGGACGAATTGTCGGAAGAAGACAAGATGGTGGTGGCCCGCGCCCGCAAGATCCAGCGCTTCCTGTCGCAGCCCTTCCATGTGGCCGAAGTCTTCACCGGCAGCCCCGGCAAGCTGGTCAGCCTGGAAGACACCATCAAGGGCTTCAAGGGCATCGTGGCTGGCGAATACGACCATCTGCCCGAGTCGGCCTTCTACATGGTTGGCGGCATCGAGGAAGCGGTCGAGAAAGCCAAGAAGATGGCCGCCGAAGCGGCGTAA
- a CDS encoding F0F1 ATP synthase subunit gamma: MANLKDLRVRISSVKSTRKITSAMKMVAASKLRRAQSAAEAARPYAERMDRMVGSLAANLPQGVQGPALLSGNGNDLIHLIVLLTSDRGLCGGFNSSAVRNAKQFVNEKLAAGKEVRILCVGRKGRDQLKREYGQFIIDTYEGLGRKGMRYSEAVEVANRITTLFEEGKFDVATLIYSRFKSAISQVPTRHQMIPFESGDVAEESGDPAMKAMYEMEPSDEEILAKLLPRNLATQVFRALLESFASEQGARMTAMDNATRNAGDMLNALTLRYNRTRQANITKELIEIISGAEAL; encoded by the coding sequence ATGGCAAACCTTAAGGACTTGCGGGTCAGGATCAGCAGCGTCAAGTCGACGCGAAAGATCACGTCGGCCATGAAGATGGTTGCCGCCTCGAAGTTGAGGCGCGCCCAATCGGCTGCCGAGGCGGCTCGTCCTTACGCCGAGCGCATGGACCGCATGGTCGGTTCGCTGGCCGCCAATCTGCCCCAAGGCGTGCAGGGTCCTGCGCTTCTGTCGGGCAACGGCAACGATCTGATCCATTTGATCGTGCTGCTCACGTCGGATCGCGGCCTGTGCGGCGGCTTCAACAGTTCGGCCGTGCGCAACGCCAAGCAATTCGTCAACGAAAAGCTGGCGGCGGGCAAAGAGGTCAGAATTCTGTGCGTGGGCCGCAAGGGCCGCGACCAGTTGAAGCGCGAATACGGCCAGTTCATCATCGACACTTATGAAGGCCTTGGCCGCAAGGGCATGCGCTATTCCGAGGCCGTCGAGGTGGCCAACCGCATCACGACGCTGTTCGAAGAAGGCAAGTTCGACGTCGCCACCCTGATCTACAGCCGCTTCAAGTCGGCGATCAGCCAAGTGCCGACGCGCCATCAGATGATCCCCTTCGAAAGCGGCGACGTGGCCGAAGAGTCCGGCGATCCCGCCATGAAGGCGATGTACGAGATGGAACCCTCGGACGAGGAAATTCTGGCCAAGCTGCTGCCGCGCAATCTGGCCACCCAGGTCTTCCGCGCCCTTTTGGAAAGTTTCGCCTCCGAGCAAGGGGCGCGCATGACGGCCATGGACAATGCGACCCGCAACGCAGGCGACATGCTGAATGCGCTGACGCTGCGCTACAACCGCACGCGTCAGGCCAACATCACCAAGGAACTGATCGAAATTATTTCCGGCGCCGAAGCGCTGTGA
- a CDS encoding F0F1 ATP synthase subunit alpha has translation MEIRAAEISAILKQQIAKFDTEAKVAEVGQVLSVGDGIARIHGLDNVQAGEMIEFPGSIMGMALNLEIDNVGAVIFGDDRTIKEGDTVKRTGAIVEVPVGKGLLGRVVDALGNPIDGKGPIKADSRQRVDVKAPGIIPRRSVHEPMQSGIKAVDALIPVGRGQRELVIGDRQTGKTAVLLDTIINQKNVNAGTDEKQKLYCIYVAIGQKRSTVAQIVKTLTDHGAMDYTIVVAATASEPAPLQYLAPYTGCTMGEFFRDNGMHALIIYDDLSKQAVAYRQMSLLLRRPPGREAYPGDVFYLHSRLLERAAKMSDSHGSGSLTALPVIETQANDVSAYIPTNVISITDGQIFLETELFYKGIRPALNVGLSVSRVGSAAQIKAMKQVAGSIKLELAQYREMASFAQFASDLDPATQKLLNRGARLTELLKQAQYSPMPVEEQVVSIYAGVKGYLDKLAVNDVTRFEAAMLNELRAKQGALLEAIRTEKALTPAIEEKVKAFLDGFAKTFA, from the coding sequence ATGGAAATCCGCGCCGCCGAAATCTCTGCCATTCTCAAGCAGCAGATCGCCAAATTCGACACCGAGGCCAAGGTAGCCGAGGTGGGACAAGTGCTGTCGGTCGGCGACGGCATTGCCCGCATTCACGGCCTCGACAACGTCCAGGCGGGCGAAATGATCGAGTTCCCGGGTTCCATCATGGGCATGGCGCTCAACCTTGAAATCGACAATGTCGGCGCCGTGATTTTCGGCGATGACCGCACGATCAAGGAAGGCGACACCGTCAAGCGCACCGGCGCCATCGTCGAGGTGCCGGTCGGCAAGGGCCTGTTGGGCCGCGTGGTCGACGCTTTGGGCAATCCCATCGACGGCAAGGGTCCGATCAAGGCCGATTCGCGCCAGCGCGTCGACGTCAAGGCGCCCGGCATCATTCCCAGGCGTTCGGTGCACGAGCCGATGCAGTCGGGCATCAAGGCGGTCGACGCCCTGATCCCGGTCGGTCGCGGCCAGCGCGAACTGGTGATCGGCGATCGTCAGACCGGCAAGACCGCCGTTCTGCTCGACACCATCATCAATCAGAAAAACGTCAACGCCGGCACCGACGAGAAGCAGAAGCTGTACTGCATCTACGTCGCCATCGGCCAGAAGCGCTCGACGGTCGCCCAGATCGTCAAAACGCTGACCGATCACGGCGCCATGGACTACACCATCGTGGTCGCCGCCACCGCTTCCGAGCCCGCCCCCCTTCAGTATCTGGCCCCCTATACGGGCTGCACGATGGGCGAGTTCTTCCGCGACAACGGCATGCACGCCCTGATCATCTATGACGATCTTTCCAAGCAGGCCGTGGCCTATCGTCAGATGTCGCTGCTGCTGCGTCGTCCGCCCGGACGCGAAGCCTATCCCGGCGACGTTTTCTATCTGCACTCCCGCTTGCTGGAACGCGCCGCCAAGATGAGCGATTCGCACGGCTCGGGTTCGCTGACGGCGCTGCCGGTCATTGAAACGCAGGCCAACGACGTGTCGGCCTACATTCCGACCAACGTGATTTCGATCACCGACGGCCAGATCTTCTTGGAAACCGAACTGTTCTACAAGGGCATCCGCCCCGCTCTGAACGTCGGTCTCTCGGTGTCGCGCGTCGGCTCGGCCGCCCAGATCAAGGCCATGAAGCAGGTCGCCGGTTCGATCAAGCTGGAACTGGCCCAGTACCGCGAAATGGCGTCCTTCGCCCAGTTCGCCTCCGACCTCGATCCGGCCACGCAAAAGCTGCTCAATCGCGGCGCCCGCCTGACCGAATTGCTCAAGCAGGCGCAGTATTCGCCGATGCCGGTCGAAGAGCAGGTGGTGTCGATTTATGCGGGCGTGAAGGGCTATCTCGACAAGCTGGCCGTCAACGACGTGACCCGTTTCGAAGCGGCCATGCTGAACGAGTTGCGCGCCAAGCAGGGCGCTCTGCTCGAGGCCATCCGCACCGAGAAGGCGCTGACCCCGGCCATTGAGGAAAAGGTCAAGGCCTTCCTCGACGGCTTCGCCAAGACTTTTGCGTAA
- a CDS encoding F0F1 ATP synthase subunit delta, translated as MSSESSGLAERYASALYQLAQEGGNLDRVASDLKDLKAMMAGSEELRRFLKNPIHSRQEHEQVLQALAEKAGFDGLTRRFLGLVARSRRQSGLSGMIGAYLARLGKSRGEMTAVVRAAQPMTDAQTAALKAELSKTSGGKVDLDITVDPSLLGGLVVRLGSRMIDSSLKTKLQNLKLAMKGVG; from the coding sequence GTGTCTAGCGAATCATCCGGCCTTGCCGAAAGATATGCTTCGGCGCTGTACCAATTGGCCCAGGAAGGTGGAAACCTCGACCGGGTGGCTTCCGACCTCAAGGACCTGAAGGCCATGATGGCAGGCTCGGAAGAGCTGCGCCGCTTTCTCAAGAATCCGATCCATTCCCGCCAGGAACATGAACAGGTGCTGCAAGCCCTGGCCGAAAAGGCCGGCTTCGATGGGCTGACGCGCCGTTTCCTGGGGCTGGTCGCGCGTTCGCGCCGCCAATCCGGGCTTTCCGGCATGATCGGCGCCTATCTTGCCCGTCTGGGCAAAAGCCGCGGCGAAATGACCGCCGTGGTGCGCGCCGCCCAGCCGATGACCGATGCGCAGACCGCCGCCCTGAAGGCCGAACTGTCCAAGACCTCGGGCGGCAAGGTCGATCTCGATATTACCGTCGATCCCTCGCTTCTGGGCGGACTTGTGGTCCGCTTGGGTTCGCGCATGATCGACTCGTCGCTGAAAACCAAGTTGCAAAACCTCAAGCTCGCTATGAAAGGGGTCGGGTAA
- a CDS encoding AarF/ABC1/UbiB kinase family protein, with protein sequence MQDRTNHLSGRVKRYAQVGRAMGGVALGGQDQRARKLKEALGGLKGPLMKVAQIMATIPEALPAEYAAELRQLQSNAPRMGWPFVKRRMAGELGSDWQARFRHFEPEAAHAASLGQVHRAVGLEGADLAVKLQYPGMDSVVAADLKQLKLIFALYRAFDKAIDPADIHAELAERLAEELDYEREAAHMRLYAAMLADEPGVAVPTPVPDLSTKRLLTMTWLDGAPLLMLKDAPQDMRDRVAVNMFRAWYAPFYRYGVIHGDPHLGNYSIRSDGTVNLLDFGCVRVFSPRFVQGVLDLYKAVETGDEELAVAAYEGWGFAKPDKALIAVLNRWASFLFAPLLEDRPRLIQETPSPGAEGYKIVSHLREDLSRLGGVRPPREFVLMDRAAIGLGSVFLHLRASVNWHRLFHSLIGEFSQEELGKRQEAELLAAGVAPAKK encoded by the coding sequence ATGCAAGATCGCACCAATCATTTATCAGGTCGCGTCAAGCGCTATGCCCAGGTGGGCAGGGCGATGGGCGGCGTGGCTTTGGGCGGTCAGGATCAGCGGGCCAGAAAACTGAAGGAAGCGCTGGGCGGCTTGAAAGGGCCTTTGATGAAGGTGGCGCAGATCATGGCCACCATTCCCGAGGCGCTGCCAGCCGAATATGCCGCCGAACTTCGCCAATTGCAGTCGAACGCGCCGCGCATGGGCTGGCCCTTCGTGAAGCGGCGCATGGCGGGAGAGTTGGGTTCTGACTGGCAGGCTAGGTTCCGCCACTTCGAGCCTGAGGCGGCGCACGCCGCGTCGCTGGGCCAGGTTCACCGGGCGGTGGGGCTGGAGGGCGCCGATCTGGCGGTCAAGCTGCAATATCCGGGCATGGATTCGGTGGTGGCGGCCGATCTGAAGCAATTGAAGCTGATCTTCGCCCTGTACAGGGCCTTCGACAAGGCAATCGATCCCGCCGACATTCACGCAGAATTGGCCGAGCGGCTGGCCGAGGAACTGGATTACGAGCGCGAGGCCGCGCATATGCGCCTCTATGCCGCCATGCTGGCAGACGAGCCGGGCGTTGCGGTTCCCACTCCCGTCCCCGATCTATCGACCAAGCGTCTGCTGACCATGACGTGGCTGGATGGCGCGCCGCTGCTGATGTTGAAAGACGCCCCGCAGGACATGCGCGACCGCGTGGCCGTGAACATGTTCCGCGCTTGGTATGCGCCTTTCTATCGCTATGGCGTCATCCATGGCGATCCGCATCTGGGCAATTACTCGATTCGTTCGGATGGCACGGTCAATCTGCTGGATTTCGGCTGCGTGCGAGTTTTCTCGCCCCGTTTCGTGCAAGGCGTGCTGGATTTGTACAAAGCCGTCGAGACCGGCGACGAGGAACTGGCGGTGGCGGCCTATGAGGGCTGGGGGTTCGCGAAACCCGACAAGGCCTTGATCGCTGTTTTGAACCGCTGGGCCTCGTTCCTGTTCGCGCCGCTGCTGGAAGACCGGCCCCGCCTGATCCAGGAAACCCCCTCGCCGGGCGCTGAAGGTTACAAGATCGTTTCCCATTTGCGCGAGGACCTTAGCCGTTTGGGTGGGGTCCGCCCTCCCCGCGAATTCGTGCTCATGGACCGGGCCGCCATCGGGTTGGGGTCGGTCTTTTTGCACCTGCGAGCAAGCGTCAATTGGCACCGCCTATTTCACAGTCTGATTGGCGAGTTTTCCCAAGAAGAGCTAGGGAAACGCCAGGAAGCAGAACTTTTGGCGGCCGGTGTTGCACCCGCGAAAAAATGA
- a CDS encoding M3 family oligoendopeptidase gives MTHMPSPDLTPPLPEWDLADLYAGPKAPELERDLTAAMHDAKALEAEVKGRLASLSGAEFGAVIGRFERVYETLGRVLSYAQLLHAADVADPERGRFSQTMQERATDISTHTLFFTLEINRLDDDTLADKLKDPAAARYAPWLRDLRSFRPHQLSDELEKLLHEKEVTGRSAWMRLFDETMARLKFPIEGREMSITQATDLLSDPDRARRQMAGQAIGKVLGDHAPTFSLITNVLAKDKAIEDDWRKYPHPVSARNLSNQVEDEVVDALVTAVKGAWDQLAHRYYKMKGRWMGLDHMDYFDRNAPLPEDMDRRYGWGEAVDLVLSAYGRFSPELAQIGKRFFDNPWIDASIRPGKAPGAFAHPTVPCAHPYLLVNFMGRARDVMTLAHELGHGVHQVLAGAQGPLLSETPLTLAETASVFGEMLVFRAMLADEPDPKNRRVLLAGKVEDMLNTVVRQVAFYEFEHRVHSERRLGEIGPDRLGDMWLDVQKESLGPAFKFSDEYRHFWSYIPHFIHSPFYVYAYAFGDCLVNSLYESYRQGLPAFEEHYVEMLKAGGTKRHRDLLKPFGLDASNPAFWRQGLDVITGFIDELEKIG, from the coding sequence ATGACACATATGCCGTCCCCCGATTTGACCCCCCCGCTGCCCGAATGGGATCTGGCCGACCTTTATGCAGGGCCGAAAGCCCCCGAGCTTGAGCGCGATCTGACCGCGGCCATGCACGACGCCAAGGCTTTGGAAGCCGAGGTCAAAGGGCGTTTGGCCAGCCTGTCGGGGGCCGAATTCGGGGCCGTCATCGGGCGCTTCGAGCGGGTCTACGAAACCCTGGGCCGGGTGCTCAGCTACGCCCAATTGCTGCATGCCGCCGACGTGGCCGATCCCGAGCGCGGGCGATTCTCCCAGACCATGCAGGAGCGGGCCACCGACATTTCAACCCATACCCTGTTTTTCACGCTGGAAATCAATCGGCTGGACGACGACACGCTGGCCGACAAGCTGAAAGACCCCGCCGCCGCGCGCTATGCGCCCTGGCTGCGCGACCTTAGATCCTTCCGGCCGCACCAATTGTCGGACGAGCTTGAGAAGTTGCTGCATGAAAAGGAAGTGACGGGCCGCTCGGCTTGGATGCGCCTCTTCGACGAAACCATGGCCCGGCTCAAATTCCCCATCGAGGGACGCGAGATGTCGATCACCCAGGCCACCGATCTTTTGTCCGATCCTGACCGGGCGCGCCGCCAGATGGCGGGCCAAGCGATTGGCAAGGTGCTGGGCGATCACGCGCCAACCTTTTCGCTGATCACCAATGTGTTGGCCAAGGACAAGGCGATCGAGGACGACTGGCGCAAATATCCGCACCCGGTCAGCGCTCGCAACCTGTCCAATCAGGTCGAAGACGAGGTGGTGGACGCGCTGGTCACGGCGGTCAAGGGTGCGTGGGATCAGTTGGCGCACCGTTACTACAAGATGAAGGGCCGCTGGATGGGCCTGGATCACATGGATTATTTCGACCGCAACGCGCCGCTGCCCGAAGACATGGATCGGCGCTATGGCTGGGGGGAAGCGGTCGACCTGGTGCTGTCCGCCTATGGACGCTTTTCACCCGAATTGGCGCAAATAGGCAAGCGCTTCTTCGACAATCCCTGGATCGACGCAAGCATCCGCCCAGGCAAGGCGCCCGGCGCTTTCGCCCACCCCACGGTGCCTTGCGCGCATCCCTATCTGCTGGTCAATTTCATGGGCCGCGCCCGCGACGTGATGACGCTGGCCCATGAATTGGGCCACGGCGTGCATCAGGTGCTGGCGGGCGCCCAGGGACCGCTGCTGTCCGAAACGCCGCTGACGCTGGCTGAAACCGCCTCGGTCTTCGGCGAGATGCTGGTCTTCAGGGCGATGCTGGCCGACGAACCCGATCCCAAGAACCGGCGCGTGCTGCTGGCGGGCAAGGTCGAGGACATGCTGAACACCGTGGTCCGTCAGGTGGCCTTCTACGAATTCGAGCATCGGGTGCATTCCGAGCGGCGCTTAGGCGAAATCGGACCCGACCGCTTGGGCGACATGTGGCTGGACGTGCAGAAGGAAAGCCTGGGTCCCGCCTTCAAGTTCTCGGACGAGTACCGCCATTTCTGGTCCTACATTCCGCACTTCATCCATTCGCCCTTTTACGTCTACGCCTATGCCTTCGGCGATTGCCTGGTCAATTCACTCTATGAAAGCTATCGCCAGGGGCTACCCGCTTTCGAGGAACATTATGTCGAAATGCTGAAGGCGGGCGGCACCAAGCGGCATCGCGACCTGCTGAAGCCCTTCGGCCTGGACGCCTCGAATCCCGCCTTCTGGCGACAAGGTCTGGACGTTATCACCGGCTTCATCGACGAGTTGGAGAAGATAGGGTGA